One Persephonella hydrogeniphila genomic region harbors:
- a CDS encoding TetR/AcrR family transcriptional regulator, translating into MVTQKIEKLSTREKIIRIGAEIIVKEGLRKFTAKNIADKLGITDAAIFKHFKSMDEIILEIIQKYVSKCSQSAIEAVEKGHTVKEKLELLLKSHIEVLEETRGAVPVLCFELSRSEELKFKHILSEFVENYKEKISRIIEEGQKEGSIKKNLDPEEIAMFFIGSIQAKVFAYVISGKEGRIIEDPDQFISVIFYGIMER; encoded by the coding sequence ATGGTCACACAGAAGATCGAAAAACTTTCAACAAGAGAAAAAATAATAAGAATAGGAGCAGAGATAATAGTAAAGGAAGGGCTGAGGAAATTTACAGCAAAGAATATAGCCGACAAGTTAGGAATAACAGATGCTGCTATTTTCAAACATTTTAAATCTATGGACGAGATTATATTAGAAATAATTCAGAAGTATGTATCTAAATGTTCACAAAGTGCTATTGAAGCGGTAGAAAAGGGTCATACCGTTAAAGAAAAATTAGAACTGCTGTTAAAGTCTCACATTGAAGTTCTCGAGGAAACAAGAGGAGCAGTCCCTGTTCTGTGCTTTGAGCTTTCCAGATCAGAAGAACTGAAATTCAAACATATACTCAGTGAATTCGTTGAAAATTACAAAGAAAAGATCTCAAGAATTATAGAAGAAGGACAAAAAGAAGGCAGTATAAAGAAAAATCTCGATCCAGAAGAAATAGCTATGTTTTTTATAGGCTCTATCCAGGCTAAAGTGTTTGCATATGTTATATCAGGAAAAGAAGGCAGAATAATAGAGGATCCAGACCAGTTTATATCTGTTATATTCTACGGAATTATGGAGAGGTAA
- a CDS encoding DHH family phosphoesterase — MGKVVCIYHGNCTDGTTAAAVLLKKYPDCILYPMEHGYKEDIFGEILKNVDKDTTVYIVDFSLKEEDLKRLLSKAKEVINIDHHISAKDYLKKIEKEYSNFKFVFDNNKSGASLSWEYIFGGEPPWIIKYVEDQDLWKWEYGENTKYVNLYLLPITNQPEKVVKLFDEPVEEIINKGKIIASFTDYLINRYIERAKETPVKIGQYTVKAFNTNYFQSEIGNILATKHNQAVLLFNIQGLDVKMSFRSNTGHKPDALELATILGGGGHRNAAGALVPLHKFIKMIQFEEEK; from the coding sequence ATGGGGAAAGTGGTCTGTATATATCACGGAAACTGTACTGATGGGACTACAGCTGCCGCAGTTCTTTTAAAGAAATACCCAGACTGTATTCTGTATCCTATGGAACACGGGTACAAAGAAGATATTTTCGGGGAAATTTTAAAGAATGTAGATAAAGATACAACTGTTTACATAGTTGATTTTTCTCTAAAAGAAGAAGATCTCAAAAGACTTTTAAGCAAAGCAAAAGAAGTAATAAATATAGATCATCACATCAGTGCAAAAGATTATCTAAAAAAGATTGAGAAAGAGTATTCAAATTTTAAGTTTGTTTTTGATAATAACAAATCAGGTGCATCTTTAAGCTGGGAATATATATTTGGTGGAGAGCCACCCTGGATAATAAAATACGTTGAAGATCAGGATCTATGGAAATGGGAGTACGGAGAGAATACAAAATATGTCAATCTATATCTACTTCCCATAACTAATCAACCTGAAAAGGTAGTAAAACTTTTTGACGAACCTGTAGAAGAAATTATCAACAAAGGCAAAATAATAGCATCTTTTACTGATTATCTTATAAACAGATATATTGAAAGGGCAAAAGAGACTCCTGTAAAGATAGGACAGTACACTGTAAAAGCATTTAATACAAACTACTTTCAATCAGAGATCGGGAATATACTGGCAACCAAGCATAATCAGGCAGTTCTACTTTTTAACATTCAGGGGTTAGATGTAAAGATGAGTTTCAGAAGCAACACAGGCCATAAACCGGATGCTCTGGAACTGGCAACTATTTTAGGGGGTGGAGGTCATAGAAATGCTGCAGGCGCACTTGTGCCGCTACATAAATTTATCAAAATGATTCAGTTTGAGGAGGAAAAATAA
- a CDS encoding ribonucleotide-diphosphate reductase subunit beta — protein MKKLQFIGKTSVRDNIRLTENPRYPVFKDIYTKQKKAVWFPEELNIQQDVLDYKSLTPTEKDLFDTSVGYFASSELLVQNVLGNGFFPVLTDPYAKMSFSTQMFMENIHSDFFEIILNTFEMDRKRIYNITLEDKLLMEKQELIIRAVDRITYGKADPDSLEGKKQILTAILLNNIIQEGMFFYSAFAHFFAMKDTGKMKNVVSGVELILIDESLHLQNGIEAILTIVEENPEIVDDEKFVDNIRETIIDAVELELNYLKTKFGGTTIFGVSYKELEKYMKYIADRRLEELGFDPQFKIQENPLKFLQKEDVKKLVNFFEVSSTEYTNF, from the coding sequence ATGAAAAAGCTTCAGTTCATAGGTAAAACGTCTGTAAGAGATAACATCAGGCTAACAGAGAATCCAAGATATCCGGTGTTCAAAGATATATACACAAAGCAGAAAAAAGCTGTCTGGTTTCCAGAGGAACTCAATATCCAACAGGATGTTTTAGACTACAAATCTTTAACTCCTACAGAGAAAGATCTGTTTGATACTTCTGTAGGTTATTTTGCTTCTTCAGAACTCCTTGTCCAGAACGTTTTAGGAAATGGGTTTTTCCCTGTCCTGACAGATCCCTATGCCAAAATGAGCTTTTCAACACAGATGTTTATGGAAAATATACACTCAGACTTCTTTGAGATAATACTGAACACATTCGAGATGGACAGAAAGAGAATCTATAACATAACACTTGAAGATAAACTTCTTATGGAAAAACAGGAGCTTATAATAAGAGCTGTTGATAGAATTACCTATGGAAAGGCAGATCCTGATTCCCTTGAAGGAAAAAAACAGATACTTACTGCTATTCTTCTTAATAACATAATACAGGAGGGTATGTTCTTTTACTCGGCATTTGCCCATTTCTTTGCTATGAAAGATACAGGAAAGATGAAAAATGTTGTCTCTGGTGTAGAGCTTATTCTTATAGATGAGTCCCTCCATCTCCAGAATGGAATAGAAGCTATCCTTACGATTGTTGAGGAGAATCCGGAAATAGTTGATGATGAAAAGTTTGTTGATAACATAAGGGAGACTATTATCGATGCTGTAGAGTTAGAGCTTAACTATCTGAAAACAAAATTTGGTGGAACTACAATATTCGGAGTTTCCTATAAAGAGCTTGAGAAATATATGAAGTACATAGCAGATAGAAGACTTGAGGAGCTTGGATTTGATCCGCAGTTCAAAATACAAGAAAACCCCCTTAAGTTTCTTCAAAAAGAGGATGTGAAAAAGTTGGTTAACTTTTTTGAAGTATCATCGACAGAGTATACGAACTTCTAA
- a CDS encoding LAGLIDADG family homing endonuclease yields MQRTVVKRDGTEEKFQMKKLINAIFALFEGMDLPDDWEIAFKIAKELDLKIPERVTTHELDTLVLKAIEQLIPTHYIYDTLAARQLLKLINREIDKRFSSFKEAVEFGVREGLYKEELLNFDLDRLEDAIVYQRDRNLDYFGLTTLKDRYFTRDREDKIIEKPQWFFMRVAMGIGNNEEEVIRIYDKISKLEYLHSTPTLYNSGTTTNQYSSCYVNVVEDSLESIMDKAKETAFLAKYAGGVGTDITRLRATGSKIHSLNAKSSGPIPFIKIFDTIVNAIQQGGRRRSSQVMYMQPWHVDIDSFLDLRETTGNPYFRTPSLNTALWMPDEMMRRIKEGEPLYFFDPAECPELITSWGEEFKKKYEECIKKAEEGKLKIWKKEEDSKGWFNRYLFKLAKTGHPWLTFKDRHNEHNPCPEYSVINSSNLCVTGDTRLATQWGLVTAKELYEKGEPIVATYDKRTDGNWREKGVSTAQCLKMFKTKENADVYEVITKEGYRIKATDWHEFYRVVPNKLEKGKYARDYKIEKVKLSELKPGDKLLIQSGEGQFGNEGYYEVGLLTGLIAGDGTFAERNGHKTVYIDLYDEEISLSEMILESINEIIERENYTSGNNRIYTNTLPKVINHTKNSKKVRFANNRLAKILEKKYRFNKENKLSVPEFVFKGARETIIGYLQGLFTADATVNIIKNNGIPTFSIQLASKSKKLLEEVQILLANFGIKSSISKMRDKEEAHFSYITKSGEEKVYDANPLYRLLINGNNAIKFIEKIGFLGSKQRKALKILEERESLGYPRYSRKDEHFFAIIDEIRYAGKEDVYDTTQLYNHSLIFNGIVTGNCTEISIPNSPESTAVCTLASVNLAKHVRRDKTDINWDKLKDTIETMVVALDNILDKNFYPSEESRKNTMDLRPLGIGLMGFAETLVELGIPYDSDEAVKFAEKVAKFMRETAYKKSEELAKERGAFPHYEEMKKAGKPYPYPPRRNAVLLAVAPTASISIIAGTTSSIDSYFSNVYSRDTLSGKFIVVNKQLMKKLEEIDMWNEEMSQKIKANGGSIQYIEELDGKINKELFKGAYEIHPKRQIEIAAAFQKYIDQAVSKSIYIEEDLRDDMFDIYMYAWEKGLKSTYYCFIDKTVKGEKYTQKVNKRGTRRGFGLRKSSETAKTKAEEDIEQIEKMAREKYGDEVVDKVKSGDIEGCPTDPLLNKICPSCE; encoded by the coding sequence ATGCAAAGAACAGTCGTCAAGAGGGATGGCACAGAAGAAAAATTCCAGATGAAAAAACTGATAAATGCTATTTTTGCTCTTTTTGAGGGAATGGACTTACCTGATGACTGGGAGATTGCCTTTAAGATTGCGAAAGAGCTTGATCTGAAAATACCAGAAAGAGTTACAACCCATGAGCTTGATACACTTGTTCTGAAAGCTATAGAACAGTTAATCCCCACCCACTATATATACGATACCCTTGCAGCAAGACAGCTTCTAAAATTAATAAATAGAGAGATAGACAAAAGATTCTCATCCTTTAAAGAGGCTGTTGAGTTTGGTGTTAGAGAAGGTCTCTACAAAGAAGAGCTTTTAAATTTTGACCTTGACAGGTTAGAAGATGCAATTGTTTATCAGAGAGATAGAAATTTAGACTATTTTGGTCTTACAACTCTAAAGGACAGATATTTTACAAGGGATAGAGAAGACAAAATTATAGAGAAACCCCAGTGGTTCTTTATGCGTGTGGCAATGGGAATAGGAAATAATGAAGAAGAGGTAATAAGGATATACGATAAGATATCAAAACTTGAGTATCTCCACTCAACACCGACACTTTACAACTCAGGAACTACAACGAACCAGTATAGCAGTTGTTACGTAAATGTAGTTGAGGATTCCCTTGAGTCTATTATGGATAAAGCAAAAGAAACAGCATTTTTAGCAAAGTATGCAGGAGGAGTAGGAACAGATATTACAAGACTGAGAGCAACAGGTTCAAAAATCCACTCCCTCAATGCAAAATCATCGGGACCAATCCCATTTATAAAAATCTTTGACACTATCGTAAACGCAATTCAGCAGGGAGGAAGAAGAAGAAGTTCTCAGGTTATGTATATGCAGCCATGGCATGTAGATATTGACTCTTTCCTTGATCTCAGAGAAACTACAGGAAATCCATACTTCAGAACACCATCCCTCAACACTGCTCTGTGGATGCCGGATGAGATGATGAGAAGAATAAAAGAAGGAGAACCTCTGTATTTCTTTGATCCGGCAGAATGTCCAGAACTGATAACAAGCTGGGGAGAGGAATTCAAGAAAAAATATGAGGAATGTATTAAAAAAGCTGAAGAAGGAAAGCTAAAAATATGGAAAAAGGAGGAAGACAGCAAAGGCTGGTTTAATAGATACCTGTTTAAGCTCGCTAAAACCGGACATCCTTGGCTGACATTTAAAGACAGACATAATGAACATAATCCGTGTCCTGAGTATAGTGTTATAAACTCTTCTAATCTCTGTGTTACAGGAGATACAAGACTTGCTACACAGTGGGGACTTGTTACTGCCAAAGAGCTATATGAAAAAGGGGAACCTATAGTAGCGACTTATGATAAAAGAACTGATGGAAACTGGAGAGAAAAAGGCGTTTCAACAGCACAGTGCTTAAAAATGTTTAAAACCAAGGAAAATGCAGATGTTTACGAAGTAATAACAAAAGAAGGATACAGGATAAAAGCAACAGACTGGCATGAGTTTTATAGGGTAGTTCCTAACAAATTAGAAAAAGGAAAATATGCCAGAGATTATAAAATAGAAAAAGTAAAACTCTCAGAGCTTAAACCGGGAGATAAACTTCTTATACAATCAGGAGAAGGACAATTTGGAAATGAAGGTTACTATGAAGTTGGACTATTAACTGGACTGATAGCTGGAGATGGGACGTTTGCAGAAAGGAATGGGCATAAAACGGTTTATATAGATCTTTATGACGAAGAAATATCTCTTTCTGAAATGATTTTAGAATCTATCAATGAAATTATTGAAAGGGAAAACTACACATCAGGTAATAATAGAATTTACACTAACACCCTGCCTAAAGTTATTAACCATACTAAGAACAGTAAAAAGGTAAGATTTGCAAATAACAGACTTGCAAAGATTTTAGAAAAAAAATACAGATTTAATAAAGAAAATAAACTTTCTGTGCCTGAGTTTGTGTTTAAAGGAGCAAGAGAGACAATCATTGGATATTTACAGGGATTATTCACAGCAGATGCTACTGTAAATATTATCAAAAATAATGGAATACCTACATTTTCAATTCAGCTTGCAAGTAAAAGTAAAAAACTATTGGAAGAAGTTCAGATTTTACTTGCAAACTTTGGAATTAAATCTTCTATCTCAAAAATGAGAGATAAAGAAGAAGCCCACTTTAGCTATATTACAAAATCTGGGGAAGAAAAAGTTTATGATGCAAATCCTTTATACAGACTTTTAATAAACGGAAACAATGCTATAAAATTTATTGAGAAAATTGGATTTTTAGGAAGTAAGCAGCGAAAAGCACTAAAAATATTGGAAGAGAGAGAAAGCCTCGGTTATCCAAGATATAGTAGAAAAGATGAACATTTCTTTGCAATAATAGATGAGATAAGATACGCAGGAAAAGAAGATGTTTACGATACAACACAACTTTATAACCACTCGTTAATCTTTAACGGAATTGTAACAGGAAACTGTACCGAGATTAGCATTCCTAACTCTCCTGAATCTACAGCTGTATGTACCCTTGCATCTGTCAATCTTGCAAAACACGTAAGAAGAGATAAAACAGATATAAACTGGGATAAGCTAAAAGACACCATAGAAACAATGGTTGTTGCCCTGGATAATATCCTTGATAAAAATTTCTACCCATCTGAAGAATCAAGAAAAAACACAATGGATTTAAGACCTCTTGGTATCGGACTGATGGGTTTTGCAGAAACACTTGTAGAGCTTGGTATTCCTTATGACAGTGATGAAGCAGTTAAGTTCGCAGAAAAAGTTGCAAAATTTATGAGAGAAACTGCCTATAAAAAATCTGAAGAACTTGCGAAAGAAAGGGGAGCATTCCCTCACTATGAAGAGATGAAAAAAGCAGGAAAGCCTTACCCATACCCTCCAAGAAGAAATGCCGTTCTCCTTGCTGTTGCTCCAACAGCTTCAATATCAATAATTGCAGGAACGACATCATCAATAGACAGCTATTTCTCAAATGTTTACTCAAGGGACACTCTTTCAGGAAAGTTTATAGTTGTAAACAAACAGCTTATGAAAAAGCTTGAAGAGATAGATATGTGGAATGAAGAGATGTCCCAGAAGATAAAGGCAAATGGAGGCTCTATCCAGTATATAGAAGAGCTTGATGGAAAAATAAACAAAGAATTGTTTAAAGGGGCGTACGAAATACATCCAAAAAGACAGATAGAAATTGCCGCAGCATTCCAGAAATACATAGATCAGGCTGTGTCTAAATCTATCTACATAGAAGAAGACCTCAGAGATGATATGTTTGATATTTACATGTATGCATGGGAGAAGGGACTGAAATCAACTTATTACTGCTTTATAGACAAAACTGTTAAAGGAGAAAAATACACCCAAAAAGTAAACAAGAGAGGAACAAGAAGAGGGTTTGGTCTAAGGAAATCTTCAGAAACTGCAAAAACAAAAGCAGAAGAGGATATAGAGCAGATAGAAAAAATGGCAAGGGAAAAGTACGGGGATGAGGTTGTAGATAAGGTAAAGTCTGGAGATATTGAAGGATGTCCAACAGATCCTCTTTTAAATAAAATCTGTCCGAGTTGCGAATGA
- a CDS encoding outer membrane beta-barrel protein — MKKVLSLAAAGLLAAGAAQAGTLTVANSDIVLYGGVSAGYDWQDNDFTAVNSNNDNFRVNTFAIGLMKKADANSPIGFNAAFASFNVPTVVASTDVVNNGSGLLNAGTTTTFKPWLAYVTIAPVEGLSVDAGLLWAKYGEAPLTILNPHINRGALFVAFDPVLFAGARVNYDAGVAKVYVGYNQGGGLYFPYNLSNRDAVEAGALADLGMAKVGIHMYDESAGRNIYTLCAKTDLGVAKAGLQISYLKEDDAIQNNTTDDSSYGVALNVDPVVTDQISIPVRVEYVNTDAKNDDTYWTFTITPTYKPTKNTFVRAELSYVTADANMFVDVDDSTSTKDNRTTLGVEAGFLF; from the coding sequence ATGAAGAAAGTATTAAGCTTAGCAGCAGCAGGATTATTGGCAGCAGGTGCTGCTCAGGCAGGAACACTCACAGTTGCCAACTCTGACATTGTTCTCTATGGAGGGGTATCAGCAGGTTACGACTGGCAAGATAACGATTTTACAGCAGTGAATAGTAACAATGATAATTTCAGAGTTAACACATTTGCTATCGGTTTAATGAAAAAAGCTGATGCTAACAGCCCTATTGGATTTAATGCTGCATTTGCGTCATTTAATGTTCCAACAGTTGTAGCTTCAACTGATGTTGTTAACAATGGATCTGGATTATTAAACGCAGGAACAACTACTACTTTTAAACCATGGCTTGCTTATGTAACAATCGCTCCAGTAGAAGGTCTTTCTGTTGATGCTGGTCTTCTCTGGGCAAAATACGGAGAAGCTCCTCTTACTATTCTTAACCCACACATAAACAGAGGTGCTCTTTTTGTAGCATTTGATCCTGTTCTTTTTGCAGGTGCAAGAGTTAACTACGACGCAGGAGTTGCAAAAGTTTATGTAGGATACAACCAGGGTGGTGGACTTTACTTCCCTTACAATTTATCTAACAGAGATGCTGTAGAAGCTGGTGCTTTAGCAGATCTCGGAATGGCTAAAGTTGGAATTCATATGTATGATGAATCGGCAGGAAGAAATATATACACACTCTGTGCTAAAACTGATCTCGGAGTGGCAAAAGCTGGACTCCAGATATCTTATCTGAAAGAGGATGATGCTATCCAAAATAACACAACAGACGATTCAAGCTACGGAGTTGCTTTAAATGTTGATCCAGTAGTAACAGACCAGATCTCTATACCTGTAAGAGTTGAGTATGTTAACACAGATGCAAAAAATGATGACACTTACTGGACATTTACAATTACTCCAACTTACAAACCAACCAAAAACACATTTGTAAGAGCAGAGCTTTCTTACGTAACAGCTGATGCTAATATGTTTGTTGATGTAGATGACAGTACTTCAACAAAAGATAACAGAACAACTCTCGGTGTTGAAGCAGGTTTCCTCTTCTAA
- a CDS encoding CCA tRNA nucleotidyltransferase has product MLGIEKLLEKLLHRQNLPKEEREELDLDVKTKYVHGLLFYNTYFDYVAKALGKETVCFIVGGWIRDRLLNRPIKKNVDVDFIVTSDPFEIVKKLKKILGKGDIFQFEKEKNVATIIFYEGNTRYRFDFSFMDISDIMNNPQLDFYDKEKAIISRIEEDLLKRDFTINAMAIVFDDALGMGASQTVLFDPSGGLEDLQKGVVRPVSIKNIQEDPVRIFRGYRIAQQLDFEIDKEFEKWARKNADIVINSPRERVRDEILKIFDEENSYKMIEKMISDHIFQQIVPEIEEMTKIGKTGEFHKYPLLQHSLKTLEYMEEILKKKS; this is encoded by the coding sequence ATGCTTGGTATAGAAAAACTTCTTGAAAAGCTTCTTCACAGGCAAAATCTTCCGAAAGAAGAAAGGGAAGAGTTAGATCTGGATGTAAAAACAAAGTATGTTCATGGTCTGTTATTTTATAACACATATTTTGACTACGTAGCAAAAGCTCTTGGAAAAGAAACCGTATGTTTCATTGTCGGAGGATGGATCAGAGACAGACTTTTGAACAGACCTATAAAGAAAAATGTTGATGTAGATTTTATAGTTACTTCAGATCCTTTTGAGATAGTAAAAAAGCTAAAGAAAATTTTAGGCAAAGGGGATATTTTCCAGTTTGAAAAAGAAAAAAATGTGGCAACTATAATCTTTTACGAAGGGAATACAAGATATAGATTTGATTTTTCATTTATGGATATCTCCGATATTATGAACAATCCACAGCTTGATTTTTACGATAAAGAAAAAGCCATTATTAGCAGGATAGAAGAAGATCTCTTGAAAAGAGATTTTACCATCAATGCTATGGCTATTGTTTTTGATGATGCACTTGGTATGGGAGCTTCCCAGACTGTTTTGTTTGATCCTTCCGGTGGACTTGAGGATTTACAGAAAGGGGTTGTAAGACCTGTTTCTATAAAAAATATTCAGGAAGATCCAGTTAGAATATTCAGAGGATATAGGATAGCCCAGCAGCTTGATTTTGAGATAGATAAGGAATTTGAAAAATGGGCCAGGAAAAATGCAGATATCGTTATAAACTCACCTAGGGAAAGGGTAAGGGACGAGATACTCAAGATTTTTGATGAAGAAAACTCTTACAAAATGATCGAGAAAATGATATCTGACCATATTTTTCAGCAAATAGTTCCTGAGATTGAAGAAATGACAAAGATAGGAAAAACAGGGGAGTTTCACAAGTATCCTCTCCTTCAACATTCATTGAAAACACTTGAATATATGGAAGAAATACTAAAAAAAAAGAGTTAA
- the mnmA gene encoding tRNA 2-thiouridine(34) synthase MnmA, whose protein sequence is MKKVAVAMSGGVDSSVSALLLKEKGYDVIGVTLKMTSVACDTDIQVCCSPEDVKDAKRVATYLGIEHYILDWEEIFKKKVIEYFVREYKKGKTPNPCAVCNREVKTGLLAKYVRDILGVDYLATGHYLGIDSIYGHKVIKRGKDKNKDQSYFMALLEKESLNYLLFPLENMTKEDTRKIAEDFNIPVAKKSESFEICFTAGKTPGEYLQETGLLKNKTGDIVLKDGTKVGIHKGLSNYTIGQRRGLGIAWKEPLYVIDKNPEKNILVVGKKEELFTDYVDTEELNLFVPEDILEKLDISVQGRYRQKPVNIQKIEKKEKGYRFYFKSPQQKFASGQVLAIYSDDKLLGGGIIL, encoded by the coding sequence ATGAAAAAAGTAGCCGTTGCAATGAGCGGAGGGGTAGACTCATCAGTGTCTGCCCTCTTGCTTAAGGAAAAAGGGTACGATGTAATAGGTGTTACACTAAAAATGACAAGTGTAGCATGTGATACAGATATACAGGTATGTTGTTCACCTGAAGATGTCAAAGATGCAAAAAGAGTCGCAACATACCTTGGAATAGAACACTACATACTGGACTGGGAAGAAATATTCAAAAAAAAAGTGATTGAGTACTTTGTACGGGAGTACAAAAAGGGGAAAACCCCTAATCCATGCGCAGTATGTAATAGAGAAGTAAAAACAGGTCTTCTTGCAAAATATGTTAGGGATATATTAGGTGTTGATTATCTTGCAACAGGTCATTATCTGGGAATAGACAGTATATACGGGCACAAAGTAATAAAAAGAGGGAAAGATAAAAACAAAGATCAGTCATACTTTATGGCTTTACTGGAAAAAGAAAGTTTAAATTACCTGTTATTCCCATTAGAGAACATGACAAAAGAAGATACAAGAAAAATAGCAGAAGATTTTAATATTCCTGTAGCAAAAAAATCTGAAAGTTTTGAGATATGTTTTACTGCAGGGAAAACACCGGGAGAGTATCTTCAAGAAACAGGACTTTTGAAAAACAAAACAGGGGATATCGTTCTAAAAGATGGAACAAAAGTAGGAATACATAAAGGGTTAAGTAATTATACAATAGGACAGAGAAGAGGATTAGGTATAGCATGGAAAGAGCCTCTTTATGTTATTGATAAAAATCCTGAAAAAAATATCCTTGTAGTAGGCAAGAAAGAAGAACTTTTTACAGATTATGTAGATACAGAAGAGCTAAATCTTTTTGTACCTGAAGATATTTTAGAAAAACTTGACATCTCAGTTCAGGGAAGATACAGGCAAAAACCTGTAAATATTCAAAAAATAGAGAAAAAGGAAAAAGGATACAGATTTTACTTCAAAAGCCCACAACAAAAATTTGCCTCAGGGCAGGTTCTTGCCATCTACAGCGACGATAAGCTTTTAGGAGGAGGTATTATACTGTAA
- a CDS encoding type II secretion system F family protein, giving the protein MPKFKYVARDKYGVVREDVIYAPDAGAAQMELEKRGFEEIKLQLAPSRQLSFELNILKPKVKEKDLALFTRQLGAMINAGVGIAESLEILSEQMPNKTLADALKKVKEDVVAGMSLSKAMAKHPKVFPEFLVNLIEAAEESGNLDVILQRATVYYEKIAAIKRKIVSASWYPAMVVVIATVIVLGILTFIVPTFAQLYSSMGGELPFLTQLLINASNAVKSNILYIIIGIIGLVILNKFIYSTRAGKEVYHRIFLHLPLLGNIFLKGAIAKFSRTLATLISGGVPIMRSLEISSSVAGNVVIEKAVLEAKDKVEKGQEIYKSLDPKIFPPILIAMVRVGEDTGRLDEMLDTIANFFEDEVDRAVEGLISTIEPLLMVFIGTIVGIILIALYLPIFKMGELIK; this is encoded by the coding sequence ATGCCTAAGTTCAAATATGTGGCAAGAGACAAATACGGCGTTGTAAGGGAGGATGTTATATATGCCCCAGATGCCGGTGCCGCACAGATGGAGTTGGAAAAAAGAGGATTTGAAGAGATAAAACTCCAGCTTGCTCCTTCCAGACAGTTAAGTTTTGAACTTAACATACTAAAACCAAAGGTAAAAGAAAAAGACCTTGCCTTATTTACAAGACAGCTTGGAGCAATGATTAATGCAGGCGTTGGTATAGCGGAATCCTTAGAGATATTATCTGAACAGATGCCTAATAAAACGCTTGCAGATGCTCTAAAAAAAGTAAAAGAAGATGTAGTAGCAGGTATGTCTCTCTCTAAAGCCATGGCAAAACATCCAAAAGTCTTTCCTGAATTTCTTGTCAACCTTATAGAAGCAGCAGAAGAATCTGGAAATCTTGATGTTATACTCCAGAGAGCAACAGTTTACTACGAAAAAATAGCAGCAATCAAAAGAAAAATTGTAAGTGCTTCATGGTATCCTGCAATGGTTGTTGTAATTGCGACAGTTATTGTTTTAGGTATACTTACATTTATTGTTCCAACATTCGCACAGCTCTACTCAAGTATGGGAGGAGAACTTCCATTCCTGACACAACTCCTTATAAACGCAAGTAATGCTGTAAAAAGTAATATACTTTATATAATTATCGGAATTATAGGTCTTGTCATTCTAAACAAATTTATATACTCCACCCGGGCAGGGAAAGAGGTCTACCACAGAATATTCCTGCATCTTCCCCTTCTCGGTAATATATTCTTGAAAGGAGCAATAGCAAAGTTTTCAAGAACTCTTGCCACACTTATATCAGGTGGTGTTCCTATTATGAGATCCCTTGAGATATCCTCATCTGTCGCAGGAAATGTTGTTATAGAAAAGGCTGTATTAGAAGCAAAAGATAAAGTTGAAAAGGGACAGGAGATATATAAATCACTTGACCCAAAAATCTTTCCACCTATATTAATCGCGATGGTTAGGGTAGGTGAGGATACAGGTAGACTTGATGAGATGCTTGATACAATAGCGAATTTTTTCGAAGATGAAGTTGACAGAGCTGTGGAAGGTCTTATCTCCACTATAGAACCACTACTTATGGTGTTTATAGGAACTATAGTTGGTATTATCCTTATAGCCCTTTACCTACCAATATTCAAAATGGGTGAACTCATCAAGTAA